One region of Primulina tabacum isolate GXHZ01 chromosome 1, ASM2559414v2, whole genome shotgun sequence genomic DNA includes:
- the LOC142510548 gene encoding uncharacterized protein LOC142510548 → MAPGGRGRKGKEIAQESEAQNVRGLADIIRGRRGRPRGQVAQNVEEPPRPERPGARQVAIEQEVEQLTQKVGGMQLIISQFQELRPPKFFGNESGEKTAGWLKSINHLFNLLEYSQDIKLKLAIYQLKDRAQLWWEATEEAMKDSDEIITWDAFRAHFTQEYAPPSYYAAKEEEFNQLVQGNTSVVEYASQFSALLPYVPHVARNDQAKLSRFLHGLQRTVHTLVMTGSPNTYIQAVEKAKKIEASLLRGDPQPGPSSVSKGSGSSMSMPVDLPPYQPVQSYQQPKQQRYKVKGKQFKKKSQSSSSSSGSARGGGSVGSSSTVHCDQCGGRHFSSQCVGVQGTCHNCGQVGHYARVCPNAGRQQFQPQQLGQVPRGPVFRPYAPTPSFQQSSYPPPRGPIQQPFPGPQQAQVHALTQDQAQDAPGGVIAGYPGGFDASGGASGSGAQSSSHG, encoded by the exons ATGGCACCTGGAGGAAGAGgtagaaaaggaaaagaaatagCGCAAGAATCTGAGGCGCAAAATGTTCGAGGACTTGCAGATATCATTAGAGGTAGACGTGGTCGACCTCGAGGACAAGTCGCTCAAAATGTTGAAGAACCTCCTCGACCTGAAAGACCTGGAGCTAGACAGGTAGCGATAGAGCAAGAAGTGGAACAGCTGACACAGAAAGTTGGAGGAATGCAgttaataatttctcagtttcaAGAATTACGTCCTCCAAAATTCTTTGGCAACGAGAGCGGAGAAAAAACAGCAGGCTGGCTGAAAAGTATAAATCATCTATTTAATTTGTTGGAGTATTCCCAAGATATTAAATTGAAGCTTGCCATCTACCAACTTAAAGACCGAGCACAACTCTGGTGGGAAGCCACAGAGGAAGCAATGAAGGACTCTGATGAAATTATTACTTGGGATGCTTTTCGTGCTCACTTTACCCAAGAATATGCACCACCATCATATTATGCTGCTAAAGAAGAAGAGTTCAATCAGTTGGTGCAGGGCAACACATCAGTGGTGGAATATGCTTCACAGTTTTCTGCTCTTTTGCCCTATGTTCCACATGTTGCTAGGAATGATCAGGCTAAACTATCACGTTTTCTGCACGGGTTGCAGCGGACTGTTCATACTTTGGTAATGACTGGATCGCCTAATACGTATATTCAAGCAGTGGAAAAGGCGAAGAAAATTGAAGCAAGTTTGCTCAGAGGAGACCCACAGCCAGGTCCATCATCTGTTTCTAAGGGATCTGGGAGTAGCATGTCAATGCCAGTGGATTTACCTCCATATCAGCCTGTACAGTCATACCAACAACCCAAACAGCAGAGGTACAAAGTAaaaggaaagcaattcaagaagaagTCTCAATCCAGCTCTTCCAGTTCAGGCAGTGCACGAGGGGGAGGTTCTGTTGGGTCGTCTAGCACTGTGCATTGTGATCAATGTGGTGGTCGACATTTTAGTTCCCAATGTGTAGGAGTTCAGGGGACTTGTCATAATTGTGGTCAGGTTGGACATTATGCCAGGGTATGTCCTAATGCAGGGAGACAGCAGTTCCAGCCACAGCAGCTTGGTCAAGTTCCCCGTGGACCAGTCTTTAGACCATATGCTCCTACTCCATCATTTCAGCAGTCCAGTTACCCACCTCCCAGAGGTCCTATTCAGCAGCCATTTCCAGGGCCACAGCAAGCCCAAGTCCATGCTTTGACTCAGGACCAGGCTCAGGATGCACCAGGAggagtgattgcag gttatccaggaggatttgacgcgtctggtggagcgtcaggtagTGGTGCCCAATCGTCGAGTCATGGttga
- the LOC142519051 gene encoding uncharacterized protein LOC142519051, with protein sequence MQLIISQFQELRPPKFFGNESGEKTAGWLKSINHLFNLLEYSQDIKLKLAIYQLKDRAQLWWEATEEAMKDSDEIITWDAFRAHFTQEYAPPSYYAAKEEEFNQLVQGNTSVVEYASQFSALLPYVPHVARNDQAKLSRFLHGLQRTVHTLVMTGSPNTYIQAVEKAKKIEASLLRGDPQPGPSSVSKGSGSSMSMPVDLPPYQPVQSYQQPKQQRYKVKGKQFKKKSQSSSSSSGSARGGGSVGSSSTVHCDQCGGRHFSSQCVGVQGTCHNCGQVGHYARVCPNAGRQQFQPQQLGQVPRGPVFRPYAPTPSFQQSSYPPPRGPIQQPFPGPQQAQVHALTQDQAQDAPGGVIAGYPGGFDASGGASGSGAQSSSHG encoded by the exons ATGCAgttaataatttctcagtttcaAGAATTACGTCCTCCAAAATTCTTTGGCAACGAGAGCGGAGAAAAAACAGCAGGCTGGCTGAAAAGTATAAATCATCTATTTAATTTGTTGGAGTATTCCCAAGATATTAAATTGAAGCTTGCCATCTACCAACTTAAAGACCGAGCACAACTCTGGTGGGAAGCCACAGAGGAAGCAATGAAGGACTCTGATGAAATTATTACTTGGGATGCTTTTCGTGCTCACTTTACCCAAGAATATGCACCACCATCATATTATGCTGCTAAAGAAGAAGAGTTCAATCAGTTGGTGCAGGGCAACACATCAGTGGTGGAATATGCTTCACAGTTTTCTGCTCTTTTGCCCTATGTTCCACATGTTGCTAGGAATGATCAGGCTAAACTATCACGTTTTCTGCACGGGTTGCAGCGGACTGTTCATACTTTGGTAATGACTGGATCGCCTAATACGTATATTCAAGCAGTGGAAAAGGCGAAGAAAATTGAAGCAAGTTTGCTCAGAGGAGACCCACAGCCAGGTCCATCATCTGTTTCTAAGGGATCTGGGAGTAGCATGTCAATGCCAGTGGATTTACCTCCATATCAGCCTGTACAGTCATACCAACAACCCAAACAGCAGAGGTACAAAGTAaaaggaaagcaattcaagaagaagTCTCAATCCAGCTCTTCCAGTTCAGGCAGTGCACGAGGGGGAGGTTCTGTTGGGTCGTCTAGCACTGTGCATTGTGATCAATGTGGTGGTCGACATTTTAGTTCCCAATGTGTAGGAGTTCAGGGGACTTGTCATAATTGTGGTCAGGTTGGACATTATGCCAGGGTATGTCCTAATGCAGGGAGACAGCAGTTCCAGCCACAGCAGCTTGGTCAAGTTCCCCGTGGACCAGTCTTTAGACCATATGCTCCTACTCCATCATTTCAGCAGTCCAGTTACCCACCTCCCAGAGGTCCTATTCAGCAGCCATTTCCAGGGCCACAGCAAGCCCAAGTCCATGCTTTGACTCAGGACCAGGCTCAGGATGCACCAGGAggagtgattgcag gttatccaggaggatttgacgcgtctggtggagcgtcaggtagTGGTGCCCAATCGTCGAGTCATGGttga